Proteins co-encoded in one Brassica oleracea var. oleracea cultivar TO1000 chromosome C4, BOL, whole genome shotgun sequence genomic window:
- the LOC106338824 gene encoding uncharacterized protein LOC106338824: protein MSAVLDERLDSIYSDLHDKFETLSDHVKKLDSQVAHNVGFVTRGEGFLPGKTDTNPRRQVCNVLLRSRKRLSPSAVEITSAEKIPEAEKETINLDEEKEESEEDVEIDGQEGNNVDRPNTVNIDRQNENNVDQHSTPATPVVERVYRTLPPFPPNKTQTKRELDKAICKKPFDKITLEMPLRSSVNLMPHSVAISLGYDEFKLTKITLVLADRSTRVPEGVLDDVPIRINDCHIPTDFIVLKYQNEPKDPLILGRPFLAIAGAIIDVKEGRICLNTGNISMTFDMEKLIKLTTLNR, encoded by the exons ATGAGTGCGGTTCTCGATGAAAGATTGGATTCCATATACTCTGATTTACATGATAAGTTTGAAACTTTGAGTGACCATGTCAAGAAATTGGATAGCCAAGTCGCACATAACGTTGGGTTTGTCACAAGGGGTGAAGGATTCCTTCCTGGAAAAACTGACACCAACCCGAGACGCCAAGTTTGCAATGTGTTACTAAGAAGCAGAAAACGCCTTTCCCCGAGCGCTGTAGAAATCACTTCTGCAGAAAAAATCCCTGAAGCTGAAAAGGAAACGATTAACCTCGATGAAGAAAAGGAGGAGTCGGAAGAAGATGTGGAAATCGATGGACAAGAAGGGAATAATGTCGATCGACCGAATACGGTAAATATCGATCGACAGAATGAAAACAATGTCGATCAACACTCGACTCCTGCCACGCCGGTGGTTGAGAGAGTGTATAGGACTTTGCCACCCTTTCCTCCTAACAAGACGCAAACTAAGCGAGAATTGGATAAAGCGATCTGCAAGAAACCATTCGATAAAATCACGTTGGAAATGCCACTAA GATCCAGCGTGAATCTCATGCCACACTCTGTCGCGATATCCCTAGGATACGACGAGTTCAAACTCACCAAAATAACTTTGGTTCTTGCTGATAGATCCACTAGAGTACCTGAGGGAGTACTAGATGACGTGCCAATAAGAATTAACGACTGTCACATACCAACGGATTTCATTGTGTTGAAATACCAGAATGAACCAAAAGATCCCCTCATCTTAGGTAGACCATTTCTAGCTATCGCTGGTGCAATCATCGACGTGAAGGAAGGTCGGATATGTTTAAACACTGGAAACATTTCAATGACCTTCGATATGGAAAAACTAATAAAATTAACAACCCTTAATCGATAA
- the LOC106340327 gene encoding BAG family molecular chaperone regulator 2 isoform X2 has product MGKLMAKRFCIGFGCGRSGTSNSNNKRSSSSLSSSSSSSLSCNNNNIKWEMRPGGMLVQKRSEDSNTEDLISLKVSTVSQLSYEISIDANSTFGELKMMIAIVSGIEPIEQRLLFKGKEREDREYLHMIGVGDGDKVFLLQDPAFKELKLLRFSSPPNYCLV; this is encoded by the exons ATGGGAAAGCTAATGGCAAAGAGGTTTTGCATTGGGTTTGGGTGTGGAAGAAGTGGGACAAGCAATAGCAACAACAAGAGGTCATCATCATCATTATCTTCTTCTTCGTCGTCATCATTATCATGTAACAATAACAACATAAAATGGGAGATGAGGCCTGGAGGGATGCTGGTTCAGAAGAGATCAGAAGATTCCAACACTGAAGATTTAATCAGCCTTAAAGTCTCCACTGTTTCTCAGCTTTCATATGAAATCTCCATTGATGCAAACTCCACTTTTG GTGAATTGAAGATGATGATAGCAATAGTGAGTGGAATTGAGCCAATAGAGCAGAGACTCTTGTTCAAAGGGAAGGAAAGAGAAGACAGAGAATACTTGCACATGATAGGTGTTGGGGATGGGGACAAAGTCTTTTTATTACAAGATCCTGCTTTTAAGGAGTTGAAACTTCTTCGTTTTTCTTCACCTCCCAATTACTGCCTAGTTTGA